The following proteins come from a genomic window of Corynebacterium crudilactis:
- the galE gene encoding UDP-glucose 4-epimerase GalE translates to MKLLVTGGAGYVGSVAATVLIEHGHDVTIIDNFSTGNREAVPAAARLVEGDVSEVVDNVLSEGGFDGVVHFAARSLVGESVEKPHEYWHDNVGTALTLLDSMRAHDVKNLVFSSTAATYGEPEVVPITEDMPTQPTNAYGATKLAIDHAITSYATAFGLAATSLRYFNVAGAYGSIGENREVETHLIPLVLQVATGDREKIFMFGDDWPTPDGTAVRDYIHILDLAKAHVLALESNEAGKHRIFNLGSGDGYSVKQVVDMCRAVTGHPIPAEIAPRRAGDPATLIASSTKAQQKLGWSPQHTDLRTIVEDAWAFTSQLGDRSHAAKKA, encoded by the coding sequence ATGAAGCTTCTGGTTACCGGTGGCGCTGGCTATGTGGGCAGTGTTGCTGCCACTGTTCTTATTGAACATGGGCACGATGTCACAATCATTGACAATTTCAGCACCGGCAACCGTGAAGCAGTGCCCGCAGCTGCTCGCCTTGTTGAAGGCGATGTCAGCGAGGTTGTCGACAACGTCCTATCTGAAGGCGGATTTGATGGAGTTGTCCACTTCGCAGCCCGCTCTTTGGTCGGCGAATCCGTAGAAAAGCCACACGAGTACTGGCATGACAATGTTGGAACCGCACTCACTCTGCTTGATTCCATGCGCGCACATGATGTAAAAAACCTCGTCTTTTCCTCCACTGCTGCCACCTACGGTGAGCCAGAGGTAGTCCCCATCACCGAGGACATGCCAACTCAGCCCACCAACGCATACGGTGCCACTAAATTAGCCATCGATCATGCCATCACGTCCTATGCCACCGCATTTGGCCTTGCTGCAACCAGCTTGCGCTATTTCAATGTTGCCGGCGCATATGGATCAATTGGTGAAAACCGCGAAGTAGAAACCCACCTGATCCCACTCGTACTCCAGGTAGCAACCGGAGATCGCGAGAAAATTTTCATGTTCGGCGATGACTGGCCAACCCCAGATGGCACCGCTGTCCGCGATTACATCCACATTCTTGACCTCGCAAAAGCACATGTCTTGGCGTTGGAATCCAATGAAGCCGGCAAGCACCGCATTTTCAACCTGGGATCCGGTGATGGCTACAGCGTGAAACAAGTTGTAGATATGTGCCGCGCTGTCACCGGACATCCGATTCCTGCAGAGATCGCGCCCCGGCGCGCCGGAGACCCAGCAACTCTTATTGCATCTTCTACAAAGGCGCAACAAAAGCTAGGTTGGTCTCCCCAGCACACCGATCTGCGCACCATAGTCGAGGATGCATGGGCTTTTACATCCCAACTTGGTGATCGCTCGCACGCAGCCAAAAAGGCTTAA
- a CDS encoding DEAD/DEAH box helicase, which yields MNLSEMLPDLSDVPESLMDESIFDSFLSWTRERGISLYPAQEEAALGILAGDNVILATPTGSGKSMVAIAAHFIAMARGQRSFYTAPIKALVSEKFFALCEIFGAENVGMMTGDATVNGKAPIICATAEIVANIALRDGSGAAIDQVVMDEFHYYSEPDRGWAWQVPLLELSRAQFLLMSATLGDTEWLEKDLQQRTGRTANFVGGTERPVPLEFSYVYTPVHETIEELLKDTKAPIYVVHFTQRDAIERAQALTSLTVVNKEEKELIAAEIGDFRFSTTFGKTLSKLLRRGIGVHHAGMLPKYRRLVEKLSQTGLLKVICGTDTLGVGINVPIRTVLMTGLVKFDGTRERVLKSREFHQIAGRAGRAGYDTMGTVVIQAPEHEIENHRLREKAGQDPKKLKKLRLKATRPGEVTWTKKTYERLTTAEPEQLSSYFKVSNSMLLNVIARPGDGYAHMKHLLRTNHDTRTKQNKDILTAVELLKGLVNAGIVERTADGLPDESGRVYALTQELQRDFALNQPLAPFALAALTLLDKESDSYTLDAISTFEAILEDPRQILLAQQKAQRGEEIAALKSEGVDYTERMAIIEDVTWPKPLEDELENAFETFREGHPWAKEFEIKPKSVVRDMIEHGMTFSDLVATYGVARSEGVALRYLTDAWRTLQHSLPTDARTEELDDVVVWLGELIKQVDSSLVDEWAQMADPDAPISKEDLERELAFGVEDPTALTANRRAFTIMVRNAMFRLVELFAYEKEDQLSQMTEYLDDVPDFGAAMDAYFEEYADLDTGPAARGPEFFKVEQTGRLWEVRQVVKDPEGDNSFAFVATIDLDASDDAGEVRFAALSIDHN from the coding sequence GTGAACCTTTCTGAGATGCTTCCTGATCTTTCCGATGTCCCCGAAAGCTTGATGGATGAGTCCATTTTTGACAGCTTTTTGAGTTGGACCCGTGAGCGTGGGATTTCCCTATACCCTGCTCAGGAAGAAGCGGCCCTAGGAATCCTTGCCGGTGACAATGTCATCCTGGCAACACCAACCGGCTCAGGAAAATCCATGGTGGCCATTGCCGCGCACTTCATTGCCATGGCTAGAGGCCAACGCAGTTTCTACACCGCCCCGATTAAAGCACTGGTGAGTGAGAAGTTTTTCGCCCTGTGTGAAATCTTCGGTGCGGAAAACGTGGGCATGATGACTGGCGATGCAACAGTCAATGGCAAAGCCCCAATTATTTGTGCCACTGCGGAAATCGTTGCCAATATTGCTTTGCGCGATGGCTCAGGTGCAGCCATTGATCAGGTAGTGATGGATGAGTTCCACTACTACTCTGAACCAGACCGTGGTTGGGCATGGCAGGTTCCTTTGTTGGAACTCTCCAGGGCACAGTTCCTCCTCATGTCTGCGACTTTGGGCGATACCGAATGGTTGGAAAAAGACCTGCAGCAGCGCACTGGCCGCACCGCAAACTTTGTGGGAGGCACCGAGCGTCCCGTGCCATTGGAGTTCTCCTATGTCTATACTCCAGTCCACGAAACCATTGAAGAGCTACTGAAAGATACCAAAGCTCCCATCTATGTCGTTCATTTCACCCAACGTGATGCCATCGAGCGTGCGCAGGCGCTGACCTCTTTAACCGTGGTCAACAAAGAAGAAAAAGAACTCATTGCTGCAGAGATTGGTGATTTCCGATTCAGCACCACCTTCGGAAAAACACTGTCTAAATTATTGCGCCGTGGCATTGGTGTCCACCATGCCGGCATGCTTCCCAAGTATCGTCGTTTGGTGGAAAAGCTTTCCCAAACAGGTCTGCTCAAGGTTATTTGCGGAACAGACACTCTTGGCGTGGGTATCAATGTTCCCATCCGTACGGTGCTCATGACTGGTCTTGTGAAATTTGATGGCACCAGAGAGCGCGTTTTGAAGTCTCGTGAATTCCACCAGATTGCCGGTCGCGCCGGTCGTGCCGGATACGACACCATGGGAACTGTCGTTATTCAGGCCCCAGAGCATGAGATTGAAAACCACCGCCTGCGGGAAAAAGCTGGCCAGGATCCTAAAAAGCTGAAGAAACTCCGTCTGAAAGCTACCCGACCTGGTGAAGTCACCTGGACTAAAAAGACCTACGAGCGACTCACCACTGCAGAGCCAGAACAGTTGAGCAGCTATTTCAAGGTCAGTAACTCCATGTTGCTCAATGTGATTGCACGACCTGGCGATGGCTACGCGCACATGAAACACCTGTTGCGTACCAACCATGACACCCGCACGAAGCAAAACAAGGATATTCTCACCGCGGTGGAACTGCTCAAGGGTTTAGTTAATGCGGGCATCGTAGAACGCACTGCTGATGGTCTCCCCGATGAGTCAGGCAGGGTCTATGCATTGACTCAGGAATTGCAACGAGACTTTGCGCTTAACCAACCTCTTGCGCCTTTCGCGCTTGCAGCCCTCACGCTGCTAGATAAAGAGTCTGATTCTTATACCCTCGATGCCATCAGTACTTTTGAGGCGATCCTGGAAGATCCTCGACAAATCCTCTTGGCACAACAAAAGGCACAGCGTGGTGAAGAAATCGCAGCTCTGAAATCAGAGGGCGTGGACTACACCGAACGCATGGCCATTATTGAAGATGTCACTTGGCCAAAACCTTTGGAAGATGAGCTGGAAAATGCTTTTGAAACTTTCCGAGAAGGCCATCCTTGGGCAAAAGAGTTTGAAATTAAGCCTAAATCAGTTGTCCGCGACATGATTGAACACGGCATGACATTTTCGGATTTGGTGGCTACCTATGGAGTTGCCCGCTCCGAAGGTGTTGCTTTGCGCTATCTCACCGATGCCTGGCGCACGCTGCAGCATTCGCTGCCCACTGATGCCCGCACCGAAGAATTAGACGATGTCGTGGTGTGGCTGGGCGAACTGATCAAGCAGGTAGACTCCTCCTTGGTTGATGAGTGGGCTCAAATGGCTGATCCAGATGCACCAATCAGTAAGGAAGATCTTGAGCGTGAGCTCGCTTTCGGCGTGGAGGATCCCACCGCACTTACCGCTAACCGCAGGGCCTTTACCATCATGGTGCGCAATGCGATGTTCAGATTAGTAGAGCTCTTTGCTTATGAGAAGGAAGACCAACTTTCTCAGATGACGGAATATCTAGACGATGTCCCAGATTTTGGTGCCGCGATGGACGCCTACTTTGAGGAATATGCCGATCTCGATACAGGCCCTGCAGCACGTGGTCCTGAATTCTTTAAGGTCGAGCAAACAGGACGTCTATGGGAAGTCCGTCAAGTGGTCAAGGATCCAGAAGGCGATAATTCTTTTGCCTTTGTCGCCACCATTGATCTCGATGCTTCCGATGACGCAGGTGAAGTGCGTTTTGCAGCATTATCGATTGACCACAACTAG
- a CDS encoding proteasome assembly chaperone family protein, which yields MSDNNDRMYELEYPSPEVSGQTAGGPTLIIALQGYADAGHAVEASSSHLMEALDHRLIASFNNDELIDYRSRRPLVVIEHNEVSSMDELNLGLHVVRDNDNKPFLVLAGPEPDLRWGDFSNAVVDLVEKFGVENTICLYAAPMTVPHTRPTVVTAHGNSADRLKDQISLNTRLNVPGSASLKLEMMLKDKGKNVSGYTVHVPHYVSASPYPAATLKLLQSIADSADLNLPLLALERDAEKVHRQLVEQTEDSAEIQRVVGALEQQYDAELERYWNKHPQAVMPGESDIPSGDEIGAEFEKFLAELDTGADNPDSPSSESDASEPQDSPED from the coding sequence ATGTCGGATAACAATGATCGTATGTACGAACTTGAGTACCCGTCACCGGAGGTGAGTGGACAAACCGCCGGTGGCCCAACGCTCATCATTGCCCTCCAGGGATATGCCGATGCCGGACATGCCGTGGAAGCCAGCTCCTCGCACCTGATGGAGGCTCTTGATCACCGTTTGATTGCTTCCTTTAACAATGATGAGCTCATTGATTACCGCTCGCGTCGTCCGCTTGTTGTCATCGAACACAATGAAGTCAGCAGCATGGATGAACTGAACTTAGGGCTTCATGTTGTCCGCGACAACGACAATAAACCATTTTTAGTTCTTGCTGGCCCAGAACCTGATTTGAGATGGGGCGATTTCAGTAATGCTGTGGTAGATCTGGTGGAGAAATTCGGCGTAGAAAACACAATCTGTCTCTATGCTGCTCCCATGACTGTTCCGCATACCCGCCCTACAGTTGTCACCGCACATGGAAATTCTGCAGATCGCTTGAAGGACCAGATCTCCTTGAATACGCGATTAAATGTGCCTGGTTCTGCATCCTTAAAACTAGAAATGATGCTGAAGGATAAGGGCAAGAATGTCTCCGGGTATACCGTGCATGTTCCCCACTATGTCTCTGCTTCCCCATATCCTGCAGCTACCTTAAAGCTGCTGCAGTCCATTGCGGATTCCGCAGATCTCAACCTTCCGCTTTTGGCACTGGAGCGTGACGCAGAAAAGGTACACCGTCAGCTCGTAGAGCAAACAGAAGATTCTGCAGAGATTCAACGCGTTGTTGGCGCGCTAGAACAGCAATACGATGCCGAGCTAGAGCGTTACTGGAATAAGCATCCTCAGGCAGTCATGCCCGGTGAATCTGATATCCCCAGCGGTGATGAGATCGGTGCGGAATTTGAAAAATTCCTCGCAGAGCTTGATACCGGCGCTGACAATCCAGACTCGCCATCAAGCGAATCAGATGCATCAGAGCCTCAGGACTCCCCTGAAGACTAA
- a CDS encoding DUF4192 domain-containing protein: protein MSAKADRNEPTTILQTPGELLANIPGILGFYPSESIVLACMLFEDDTTTLTLGPVIRLDVDDLRLLPDVAQAVESFDPSRIFAFVISQKLRPEVLDDTIDQLLEAAEQGIINLTGCWFTREIISGEPYMLCFGPEPHALEHDDHGISEWEFGRISPIIAAVATQKMLEEGHLPELNRDEAFAMFNRNNSYVPVTKLKKLEKEAQRLAEDIEHKINTDDSGHYFLTVLEVFTHALEKTKKLCGGVHSSAENIEVLLKEPDLLQTVATYLSGSFLRDAILHLCVDFPREAALLLRAAACTFNGEIRSNALSLYALSAISMGLSMKAMPALEASIATTPRHNLSHLLREGLFNGQTTRLIDACLRGNQQLRDYHVPVPEAD from the coding sequence ATGTCAGCCAAAGCAGACCGAAACGAACCAACGACCATCCTTCAAACCCCAGGCGAATTACTCGCTAATATCCCAGGAATTCTGGGTTTTTACCCCTCTGAATCAATTGTTCTTGCATGTATGTTGTTCGAAGATGACACGACAACGCTCACGCTCGGCCCAGTTATCCGACTTGATGTAGATGACTTACGTCTACTACCAGATGTTGCTCAAGCAGTGGAATCTTTTGATCCCTCTCGAATCTTTGCTTTTGTTATCTCTCAAAAGCTCCGCCCCGAGGTACTTGATGACACTATTGATCAGCTCTTAGAAGCCGCAGAACAAGGGATCATCAACCTCACCGGGTGCTGGTTTACTCGAGAGATCATTAGCGGCGAGCCATATATGTTGTGCTTTGGTCCCGAACCGCATGCATTAGAACACGATGATCACGGTATCTCCGAGTGGGAATTCGGCCGGATTTCTCCGATTATTGCTGCAGTTGCAACGCAGAAGATGCTGGAGGAAGGACACCTGCCAGAACTTAATCGGGATGAAGCTTTCGCCATGTTCAACCGCAATAATTCATATGTGCCAGTTACAAAGCTGAAGAAATTAGAAAAAGAAGCGCAACGGCTCGCCGAAGACATTGAGCACAAAATTAACACTGATGATTCCGGACATTATTTTTTAACCGTGCTTGAAGTATTTACTCATGCATTAGAAAAAACTAAGAAGCTTTGTGGCGGTGTACATTCTAGTGCAGAGAATATCGAGGTATTGCTGAAAGAACCTGACCTGCTACAAACCGTGGCTACATATCTATCTGGAAGCTTTTTACGTGATGCCATCTTGCATTTATGCGTGGATTTTCCTCGGGAAGCAGCACTGCTCTTACGCGCTGCCGCCTGCACCTTCAACGGAGAAATCCGCTCCAACGCCTTGAGCTTGTATGCGCTATCAGCAATTTCCATGGGACTCAGCATGAAAGCTATGCCGGCCCTAGAGGCCTCCATCGCTACCACCCCGCGCCATAACCTCAGCCATCTGCTGAGGGAAGGCCTCTTTAACGGGCAAACAACCAGGCTTATCGACGCCTGCCTTCGGGGAAACCAGCAACTGCGGGACTATCACGTTCCAGTTCCAGAAGCAGATTAA